A stretch of the Aphis gossypii isolate Hap1 chromosome 2, ASM2018417v2, whole genome shotgun sequence genome encodes the following:
- the LOC126549874 gene encoding LOW QUALITY PROTEIN: N-acetylglucosamine-6-phosphate deacetylase-like (The sequence of the model RefSeq protein was modified relative to this genomic sequence to represent the inferred CDS: inserted 1 base in 1 codon): protein LQQAVKNGATFITYLFNAMLSFHHRDPGLIGLIACPPSVEKPLFFGIXADGTHTHPTALKIAHKIKPEGLVLVTDTLSAIGLPDGIHYLGDKQIEVKNSKAYIANTNTLCGSVTPLDECMRYFLNATNCSVTEAIETITLHPAKVLGIQQFKGTLNYGADADFVFLGNKLNVQSTWINGQCVFKHSSGAGYIEKKNNLNIS, encoded by the exons CTTCAACAAGCAGTAAAAAATGGAGctacatttattacatatttattcaatgCAATGCTTTCT tTTCATCATAGAGATCCAGGACTGATTGGACTCATAGCATGTCCACCTAGTGTTGagaaaccattattttttggta aaGCTGATGGAACTCATACGCATCCGACAGCATTAAAAATTGCTCATAAAATCAAACCAGAAGGACTTGTGTTGGTAACAGATACATTGTCAGCTATAGGGCTACCAGATGGAATACACTATTTGGGTGATAAACAGATTGAAGTAAAGAATTCAAAAGCATACATTGCTAACACAAATACATTATGTGGAAGTGTGACTCCCTTAGATGAATGTATGAGATATTTTCTAAATGCAACAA ATTGTAGTGTTACTGAAGCAATTGAAACAATAACTTTACATCCAGCTAAGGTCTTAGgaatacaacaatttaaagGTACACTTAATTATGGAGCTGATgctgattttgtatttttgggaaataaattgaatgttcaATCAACTTGGATCAATGGACAATGTGTATTTAAACATAGTAGTGGAGCTGGAtatattgagaaaaaaaacaacttaaatatttcttag